The window AAATGTTGCCTGTTGCCATTGTTCTTACTGCTCTGTCTCGGTGTTGGTATGGGGGCGCACGCTGCCCCCGGCAACCTGGCGCAGGGCAAGCCCGCCACGCAGTCGAGCACCAATGACGACTCCGTCGCAGCCCTGGCGGTAGATGGGCAGACCGAGGGCAATCTCATGAAGGGCTCGGTTACCCACACCCTGGATACCAACAAGCCCTGGTGGCAGGTGGATCTGCGGAGCGTGCAGCAAGTGGGGATGGTCGTCCTTCACAACCGGAGCGATTGCTGCGGGGAGCGGCTGAGCAACTTCAAGCTCATGGTGTCCGAGAACGGCTCCACCTGGCAGGAGTACCCCTACCCGGGCACGGCGCCTCTGCAGGTGCAGTTCCCCGTCAACCGCGCAGCCCGCTATGTGAAG of the Hyalangium minutum genome contains:
- a CDS encoding discoidin domain-containing protein, whose translation is MGAHAAPGNLAQGKPATQSSTNDDSVAALAVDGQTEGNLMKGSVTHTLDTNKPWWQVDLRSVQQVGMVVLHNRSDCCGERLSNFKLMVSENGSTWQEYPYPGTAPLQVQFPVNRAARYVKVQLNGQGVLSLAEVQVTALNNLAQGKPTSQSSTNDDSVAALAVDGQTEGNLMKGSVTHTLDTNKPWWQVDLQSVQQVGMVVLHNRSDCCGERLSNFKLMVSENG